From Rhododendron vialii isolate Sample 1 chromosome 10a, ASM3025357v1, the proteins below share one genomic window:
- the LOC131304517 gene encoding uncharacterized protein LOC131304517 has product MFEHITTIELAGYGVGAFLLCATISAPKIDSLISTSQRSSMGMCKRCGDLKMIACSGCKGLGLIKEGGPFNIIPVDNVYQSKMRSIGCTKCQSRGSFSCPECANLSEN; this is encoded by the exons atgtttgaGCACATAACAACAATTGAATTGGCAGGATACGGGGTGGGCGCCTTCCTCTTGTGTGCCACCATCTCTGCCCCCAAAATCGACTCCCTCATTTCTACTTCCCAGCGAAG CTCAATGGGAATGTGCAAAAGATGTGGTGATCTGAAGATGATAGCATGCTCGGGATGTAAAGGATTAGGACTAATCAAAGAAGGTGGACCATTCAACATTATTCCAGTCGATAACGTTTATCAGTCGAAGATGAGATCCATAGGGTGCACCAAATGTCAATCTAGAGGGAGCTTCAGCTGTCCTGAATGCGCTAACCTTAGCGAGAATTGA
- the LOC131302792 gene encoding uncharacterized protein LOC131302792, which translates to MGGGHKFCLVWVSVLRLSFWDKEFPGFLACGWIHWDAVTPKSSCTVMVTQYYGVHRSLIFMHSEQDNVLFAALVLQLAFRSHHQLASPELSDSQFLFHTRNHNLRNCVRSLFQISDKVLVCFTNLAID; encoded by the exons ATGGGTGGTGGCCACAAGTTCTGCTTGGTTTGGGTTTCGGTGTTGCGGCTTAGTTTCTGGGATAAAGAATTTCCGGGGTTCCTTGCTTGT GGATGGATACATTGGGATGCAGTGACTCCGAAGTCATCATGCACAGTCATG GTGACACAGTACTACGGAGTTCATAGGTCTTTGATTTTTATGCATTCAGAACAGGACAATGTTTTGTTTGCAGCCCTTGTTCTCCAGCTTGCTTTCCGATCTCACCATCAACTCGCCTCTCCAGAGCTCTCTGATTCACAATTCTTGTTCCACACCCGGAACCACAACCTCAGGAATTGTGTTCGAAGCTTATTTCAAATTTCTGATAAAGTTCTGGTTTGTTTTACGAATCTAGCTATCGATTAG
- the LOC131304516 gene encoding MYB-like transcription factor EOBI — MVGLMMGWGAGEKGWRKGPWTPEEDKLLTEYVSLNGEGRWSSVARTAGLNRSGKSCRLRWVNYLRPGLKKGHITPQEEGIIIELHALWGNKWSTIARYLPGRTDNEIKNYWRTHFKKKGKPSSQIKQLEKRTKTQLLLQKQFQQRENTTMINNSSPNEELMSNESTTESTAQAEQETGGSMYPPVVDNHCLPVMYQDLASWCETITEDTLWDGLWNQDDCNVDNGNNPYQPNGYPCGGNNWYNEEYIF, encoded by the exons ATGGTTGGGTTAATGATGGGTTGGGGAGCAGGTGAGAAAGGGTGGAGGAAGGGGCCTTGGACCCCTGAGGAGGATAAATTGCTCACTGAATATGTTAGCTTGAATGGGGAGGGAAGGTGGAGTTCTGTGGCTAGGACTGCAG GACTGAACAGGAGTGGCAAGAGTTGTAGGCTAAGGTGGGTGAATTACCTTAGGCCTGGTCTTAAGAAAGGGCACATCACACCTCAAGAGGAAGGCATCATCATTGAGCTGCATGCCCTATGGGGAAACAA ATGGTCTACTATTGCTCGATACTTGCCCGGGAGAACGGACAACGAGATTAAAAATTACTGGAGAACCCATTTCAAGAAGAAAGGAAAGCCCTCCTCCCAAATTAAGCaactagaaaaaagaacaaaaacccaACTCCTCCTCCAGAAACAATTCCAGCAACGAGAGAACACCACCATGATCAACAACTCCTCCCCAAATGAAGAGCTGATGAGCAACGAATCGACGACTGAGAGTACTGCGCAAGCAGAGCAAGAGACCGGTGGTTCGATGTACCCTCCCGTCGTAGACAATCATTGCTTACCTGTTATGTATCAAGATCTTGCTTCTTGGTGCGAAACCATCACAGAGGATACTCTATGGGATGGCTTGTGGAACCAAGATGATTGCAACGTCGACAATGGAAATAATCCATATCAACCCAATGGTTACCCTTGTGGAGGGAATAACTGGTACAATGAGGAGTACATTTTCTAA